In Chryseobacterium geocarposphaerae, the following are encoded in one genomic region:
- a CDS encoding M16 family metallopeptidase: MKKRLLSVAAAAFFGMALNAQQIKFEEYDLPNGLHVILHQDNSAPVVTTGVMYHVGAKDEVKGRTGFAHFFEHLLFEGTPNIKRGDWFKIVSSNGGQNNANTTNDRTYYYETFPSNNEQLGLWMEAERMRHAVINQIGVDTQREVVKEEKRLRMDNQPYGNLFTTIQKNLFTNHPYNWPTIGSMEDLNSAKLEEFQAFYKKYYVPNNATLVVAGDIKPEQTKKWIETYYGSIPKGTVYPKDFPKDAPITQEKEVTATDPNIQLPAYIFAYRTPANKEKDAYVLDMLSSYLSNGKSSVLYKKLVDQDKKALQVAAFNQGLEDYSIFAFFAIPMGQTTKQALQADIDAEIKKLQTTLISEDDYQKLQNQYENQFVNANSSIQGIAASLATNHVLMGDTNLINKEIDIYRGITRQDLQNAAKKYLNSNQRIVINYVPEKK, encoded by the coding sequence ATGAAAAAGCGACTTCTTTCTGTTGCTGCAGCGGCTTTCTTTGGAATGGCTTTGAACGCACAACAAATTAAATTTGAAGAATATGACTTACCAAACGGTCTTCACGTAATTTTACACCAGGATAATTCCGCACCGGTTGTTACAACTGGAGTAATGTACCATGTAGGTGCAAAAGATGAGGTAAAAGGAAGAACTGGTTTTGCTCACTTCTTCGAACATCTTTTATTTGAAGGAACCCCAAACATCAAAAGAGGTGACTGGTTTAAGATTGTTTCTTCAAACGGAGGGCAAAACAACGCTAACACGACAAACGACAGAACTTACTACTACGAAACTTTCCCATCAAACAACGAGCAATTAGGTCTTTGGATGGAAGCTGAGAGAATGCGTCACGCTGTAATCAACCAGATTGGTGTGGATACTCAGAGAGAGGTTGTAAAAGAAGAAAAAAGATTGAGAATGGATAACCAGCCTTATGGTAATCTTTTCACAACCATTCAGAAAAACTTATTTACCAATCACCCATATAACTGGCCTACAATCGGTTCTATGGAAGATCTGAACTCTGCGAAATTAGAAGAATTCCAGGCATTCTATAAAAAATATTACGTTCCGAATAATGCAACTTTGGTTGTAGCAGGTGATATCAAACCTGAACAGACTAAAAAGTGGATTGAAACTTACTACGGAAGCATTCCAAAAGGAACGGTTTATCCAAAAGATTTCCCGAAAGATGCTCCTATCACCCAGGAAAAAGAAGTTACAGCAACTGACCCGAACATTCAGCTTCCGGCTTATATTTTCGCGTACAGAACTCCTGCAAACAAAGAGAAAGATGCTTATGTTTTAGATATGCTTTCTTCTTATTTAAGTAATGGTAAATCTTCAGTTTTATACAAAAAATTAGTGGACCAGGATAAAAAAGCGCTTCAGGTAGCGGCTTTCAACCAGGGTCTTGAAGATTACAGTATCTTCGCTTTCTTTGCAATCCCAATGGGACAGACGACAAAACAGGCTTTACAGGCTGATATTGATGCTGAAATCAAAAAGTTACAGACTACTTTGATCTCTGAAGATGATTATCAGAAGCTTCAAAACCAGTACGAAAACCAGTTTGTAAATGCTAACTCAAGCATTCAGGGAATTGCTGCTTCATTGGCTACCAACCACGTATTGATGGGTGATACGAATTTGATCAACAAAGAAATCGACATTTACAGAGGTATCACAAGACAGGATCTTCAAAATGCGGCTAAAAAGTATCTTAATTCTAACCAAAGAATCGTCATTAATTACGTACCTGAAAAAAAGTAA
- a CDS encoding M16 family metallopeptidase gives MKKQLTYIAVAFLFAGTVSAQKIDLNAMPKPGPTPAINIAKPKTFQLKNGLTVMVVENNKLPRVSASLTMDRPPYNEGPVTGVSEIMAEQFENGTTSMSKDDFNKKVDYLGANLNFNSGGASMNSLSKYFPQVLGLMADAIINPKFSADEIQNSKERAIEGLKSDEKNASSIAGRVSNALMYGKNTSRGEFETVESINKIQLADVQNIYKKYYAPDNAYLVIVGDVKFDQVKPLVEKAFNNWKKANTPITPLEPAENVAKTEINIVDVPSAVQSVVSLNNLNTLKMKDANYFPATIANYILGGGGEARLFMNLREKNGFTYGAYSSMVASKYSPQFSASASVRNEVTDKAVKEFMNELNAISSVKPEELENAKAKLKGSFIMSLEQPATIARFALNQKVQDLPADFYTNYLKSIDKVTAADVTNAVKATILPNQSRIFIAGKASDISEGLEKLGYPVKYYDKDANPVAKPTVQKVDANVTVASVVDKYIAAIGGKANLAKITSYTTNATMSMQGQNLDFKIVKAQGGKELQTISMGAMTVQKQVFDGKTGYSEQGGQKVPMSKEEIAENLKNTELFEELGFAKSTDYKLAGIEKINGEDSYAIKSGDKTYYYSVKTGLKTGETETVKAQGQTMTIPTTFADYKDVSGVKMPYTITVNQMGMDMVLKVKSYEVNQAKDSDFK, from the coding sequence ATGAAAAAGCAATTAACATATATAGCTGTAGCGTTTTTATTCGCAGGAACTGTTTCAGCACAAAAAATAGATCTTAATGCAATGCCAAAGCCAGGACCAACTCCTGCAATCAACATTGCTAAGCCAAAAACTTTTCAATTAAAGAATGGCCTTACGGTAATGGTTGTGGAAAACAACAAACTACCTAGAGTAAGTGCAAGTCTTACAATGGACAGACCTCCATACAACGAAGGACCTGTAACTGGAGTAAGCGAAATCATGGCAGAGCAGTTCGAAAACGGAACTACAAGCATGAGCAAAGATGATTTCAACAAAAAAGTTGATTATCTTGGTGCTAATCTTAACTTCAACTCAGGAGGTGCTTCTATGAACTCACTTTCTAAATATTTTCCACAGGTTTTAGGGTTGATGGCTGATGCGATCATTAATCCTAAATTCTCTGCTGATGAAATTCAGAACTCTAAAGAAAGAGCTATCGAAGGATTAAAATCTGACGAAAAAAATGCCTCTTCTATCGCTGGAAGAGTTTCCAATGCTTTAATGTATGGTAAAAACACTTCAAGAGGTGAATTTGAAACGGTTGAGTCTATCAACAAAATTCAGTTAGCTGATGTACAAAACATTTATAAAAAATATTACGCTCCGGACAATGCTTATTTAGTAATTGTTGGAGATGTAAAATTTGATCAGGTGAAACCATTGGTTGAAAAAGCTTTCAACAACTGGAAAAAAGCAAACACGCCAATCACTCCTCTGGAGCCGGCTGAAAATGTTGCTAAAACTGAAATCAATATCGTTGACGTTCCTTCTGCTGTACAGTCAGTTGTTTCTTTGAACAACCTTAATACATTAAAAATGAAGGATGCCAACTATTTCCCGGCAACCATAGCAAACTACATCCTTGGTGGTGGTGGTGAAGCCAGACTTTTCATGAACCTTCGTGAGAAAAACGGATTTACGTATGGGGCTTATTCAAGCATGGTAGCAAGCAAATATTCTCCACAGTTTTCTGCAAGTGCGAGTGTAAGAAATGAGGTTACCGACAAAGCGGTTAAAGAATTCATGAACGAGCTTAACGCAATCTCTAGTGTAAAGCCCGAAGAACTTGAAAACGCTAAAGCTAAACTGAAAGGATCTTTCATCATGTCTTTGGAGCAGCCTGCAACCATTGCAAGATTCGCTTTAAACCAAAAAGTTCAGGATCTTCCTGCTGATTTCTATACCAACTACTTAAAATCTATCGATAAAGTAACTGCTGCAGATGTTACCAATGCTGTAAAAGCTACGATTTTACCAAACCAAAGCAGAATTTTCATCGCGGGTAAAGCATCTGATATATCTGAAGGATTGGAAAAATTAGGTTACCCTGTAAAATACTATGATAAGGATGCTAATCCTGTTGCAAAGCCAACTGTACAAAAGGTTGATGCTAATGTAACAGTAGCCTCTGTTGTTGATAAGTATATTGCTGCTATTGGAGGAAAAGCTAATTTAGCAAAAATCACTTCATACACTACGAATGCAACTATGTCTATGCAGGGACAGAATCTTGACTTCAAAATTGTTAAAGCTCAAGGCGGAAAAGAATTACAAACTATTTCTATGGGAGCAATGACTGTTCAAAAACAAGTTTTTGATGGTAAAACAGGATATTCTGAACAAGGGGGACAAAAGGTTCCAATGAGCAAGGAAGAAATTGCGGAAAACCTTAAAAACACTGAACTTTTCGAAGAATTAGGTTTTGCTAAATCTACAGATTACAAATTAGCAGGAATTGAAAAAATCAACGGAGAAGATTCTTACGCGATTAAGTCAGGTGATAAAACTTATTATTACAGTGTAAAAACAGGTCTTAAAACAGGAGAAACTGAAACGGTAAAAGCACAGGGACAAACCATGACAATTCCTACCACTTTTGCTGATTACAAAGATGTATCTGGTGTGAAGATGCCTTATACCATTACGGTTAATCAAATGGGTATGGATATGGTTCTGAAAGTAAAATCATACGAAGTAAACCAGGCTAAAGATTCTGATTTTAAATAA
- the secG gene encoding preprotein translocase subunit SecG, with amino-acid sequence MDTIFTLLMVLIMIASILLTIVVMAQNPKGGGLSSTFGGASSAQFGVQRTNDFMEKATWTLGATIIVLILISVVITGKPSQAAPATQQPVKKEAPAQSAPASQSTTPVAPSK; translated from the coding sequence ATGGATACTATATTTACACTATTAATGGTTCTTATTATGATTGCCAGTATTTTACTGACAATCGTTGTTATGGCTCAAAATCCTAAAGGAGGAGGTCTTTCCAGTACATTTGGAGGTGCATCTTCTGCCCAATTCGGGGTGCAAAGAACCAACGATTTTATGGAAAAAGCAACATGGACGCTAGGAGCAACAATTATTGTTCTTATCCTGATAAGTGTTGTAATTACGGGGAAACCTTCTCAAGCTGCTCCGGCTACACAGCAACCAGTGAAGAAAGAAGCTCCTGCGCAATCTGCTCCGGCTTCTCAATCTACAACTCCGGTAGCTCCATCTAAATAA
- a CDS encoding CgeB family protein: MKNIKGKKVLFLAVRFFQYEKAIAQRLSELGAEVDFYDERPSNSNFAKGVIRFNKKIYQSIINRYYRSIIDEIQNKKYDYFLLIKGEAVPAYFLEKVRLLNPEIEMIYYNFDPLKEYPVLISNLKYFDKKFTFERNDALRYGLSFRPLFYLNEYKHLASDISDLNYDIIFIGSAHTDRYIVGENVRSIAEKLKLKCFFYYYAMGRIAFRLRKIVDKELKQFDNKKLSFTTLSHHEIIDYYRRAKSVLDINKPFQDGLTIRTFEVLASGRKLITTNSDITNYPFYNPNNIFIIDRTHIKLDRDFFNSEFEKIEDEVLYMMSLDSFIECLFVKDQNEYWNSFVKNNK; encoded by the coding sequence ATGAAAAATATCAAAGGAAAAAAAGTTCTTTTTCTGGCTGTCCGTTTCTTTCAATATGAAAAAGCGATTGCTCAAAGACTTTCGGAATTAGGTGCTGAAGTTGATTTCTATGATGAGAGGCCTTCTAATTCCAACTTTGCAAAAGGAGTGATCCGTTTCAATAAAAAAATTTATCAATCGATTATTAATAGGTATTATCGAAGTATTATTGATGAAATTCAAAATAAAAAGTATGATTACTTTCTTTTAATTAAAGGAGAGGCTGTTCCCGCTTATTTTCTTGAGAAAGTAAGGTTGCTGAACCCTGAAATAGAGATGATCTATTATAATTTTGATCCTCTAAAAGAATATCCGGTTCTTATCTCAAATTTAAAATATTTTGACAAAAAATTTACTTTCGAGAGAAATGATGCCCTAAGATATGGATTGAGTTTCAGACCCTTATTTTACCTTAATGAATATAAACATTTGGCATCTGATATTTCCGATCTTAATTATGATATCATATTTATTGGTAGTGCACATACAGATAGGTATATCGTGGGCGAAAATGTAAGATCTATTGCCGAAAAGTTAAAATTAAAGTGCTTTTTTTATTACTATGCAATGGGGAGAATTGCATTTAGATTAAGAAAAATTGTAGATAAGGAACTAAAACAATTTGACAATAAAAAATTAAGTTTTACTACACTGAGCCACCACGAAATTATTGATTATTATAGACGGGCAAAATCAGTACTTGATATTAATAAGCCATTTCAGGATGGTCTGACAATAAGAACTTTTGAAGTATTAGCATCAGGAAGAAAATTGATAACAACCAATTCTGACATTACAAATTATCCTTTCTATAATCCCAACAATATTTTTATTATTGATCGCACGCATATAAAACTGGATCGGGATTTTTTTAATTCAGAATTTGAGAAAATTGAAGATGAAGTATTATATATGATGTCTCTTGATTCTTTTATAGAATGTCTGTTTGTTAAAGATCAAAATGAATATTGGAATTCTTTTGTTAAAAATAATAAATAA
- a CDS encoding glycosyltransferase family 2 protein encodes MVSVIIPIYNSENTIISALNSVKVQTLGIKEFEIIVINDGSTDNSQSLVEEYIEQNPEMNFQLLNQVNKGVSSARNSGLKIAKGEYIALLDADDEWMPEKTEKQISYFKNTSLNIDFLATKGNDKEILYPYSIGKNNLAEITFRKLLLRNEILAPTVMFKRKVLENTGFFDDNQRHAEDVNYWMRASLKNKMYILNESLVFVGGGKRTFGVSGLSSNLSAMEKGFIKNLKEMYLLKNINSIQYLSLRFFYKAKYLFLLCRQFYYNLNTK; translated from the coding sequence ATGGTTTCGGTAATTATTCCCATATATAATTCTGAAAATACGATAATAAGTGCTTTAAATTCAGTTAAAGTACAGACATTAGGTATAAAAGAATTTGAAATCATTGTTATTAATGATGGCTCTACCGATAACAGCCAAAGCCTGGTAGAAGAATATATAGAGCAAAATCCCGAAATGAACTTTCAATTATTGAATCAGGTAAATAAAGGAGTTTCTAGCGCCAGAAATTCTGGCTTGAAAATCGCGAAAGGAGAATATATAGCTTTATTGGATGCAGATGATGAGTGGATGCCCGAAAAAACAGAAAAACAAATTAGTTACTTTAAAAATACGAGCCTGAATATTGATTTTCTTGCAACAAAGGGAAATGATAAGGAAATTTTATATCCGTACAGCATAGGAAAAAATAATCTTGCGGAGATCACATTCAGGAAACTATTATTGAGGAATGAAATCTTGGCTCCCACGGTCATGTTTAAGAGAAAAGTTCTTGAAAATACAGGGTTTTTTGATGATAACCAGAGGCATGCGGAAGATGTCAATTATTGGATGAGAGCTTCATTAAAGAATAAGATGTATATATTGAATGAAAGTTTGGTTTTTGTAGGAGGAGGGAAAAGAACATTTGGAGTTTCAGGACTTTCTTCCAATCTTTCAGCAATGGAAAAAGGGTTTATAAAAAATCTTAAGGAAATGTATTTATTAAAAAATATTAATTCTATACAATATTTATCGTTGAGGTTTTTTTATAAGGCTAAATATCTATTTTTGTTATGCAGGCAATTTTACTATAATCTGAATACAAAGTGA
- the recR gene encoding recombination mediator RecR: MDYPSKVLAKAVDEISGLPGIGRKTALRLALHLLKQPPSRATSLGNSLINLVNEIKYCKDCHNFSDFEICEICSNDKRNDETICIVEDVRDVIAIENTGKYTGKYLILGGKISPMEGVGPHQLNIPSIERKLNEGTVKELIFALSATMEGDTTAYYIYKKFKSFKVNFSSIARGISVGDELEYADEISLGRSIMNRLPYNDGNV, from the coding sequence ATGGATTATCCTAGTAAAGTTTTAGCGAAGGCAGTAGATGAGATCTCCGGGTTACCCGGAATAGGGAGGAAAACGGCTTTGAGACTAGCCCTTCATTTATTGAAACAACCACCTTCCAGAGCGACGAGTTTGGGTAATTCTCTGATTAATCTTGTCAATGAAATAAAATATTGCAAGGACTGTCACAACTTTTCTGATTTTGAAATCTGTGAGATATGCAGTAATGATAAACGTAATGATGAGACAATCTGCATTGTTGAAGATGTCCGGGACGTGATTGCCATTGAAAATACAGGAAAATACACAGGGAAATATCTTATTCTGGGAGGAAAAATATCTCCAATGGAAGGAGTCGGTCCCCATCAGTTGAATATTCCGAGTATTGAAAGAAAACTGAATGAAGGAACTGTAAAAGAACTTATTTTTGCCTTAAGCGCTACTATGGAAGGTGATACCACCGCTTATTATATCTATAAGAAATTCAAAAGTTTTAAAGTGAATTTTTCGAGTATTGCAAGAGGTATTTCTGTAGGCGATGAACTGGAATATGCTGATGAAATTTCTTTAGGCAGGTCTATTATGAACCGATTGCCATATAATGATGGAAACGTTTAA
- a CDS encoding LURP-one-related/scramblase family protein, translating into MVLNNLNYPLDFKFKITTLASDFNITDKNGNYVAYVRQKMFKLKEDVIVFNDESKSKELFRIKANQWIDFNASYSLNDLIENKNFGRLARKGMRSLWKASYDILDAHDQPKFKIQEDSAWVRFWDGFVGEIPIIGMFTGYFLNPSYTVTGVDGKAYFKLKKMPSFFGRRFQLDRLIDIDDEEESLVILSLLMMILLERARG; encoded by the coding sequence ATGGTACTTAACAATCTAAATTATCCATTAGATTTTAAATTTAAAATCACAACTTTAGCCAGTGACTTCAACATTACAGACAAAAACGGAAATTATGTAGCGTATGTCCGTCAGAAAATGTTCAAGCTAAAAGAAGATGTAATTGTTTTTAATGATGAAAGCAAATCAAAGGAACTTTTCAGAATTAAAGCTAATCAATGGATAGACTTTAATGCATCTTACTCTTTAAATGATTTAATCGAGAATAAGAACTTCGGGAGACTGGCAAGAAAAGGAATGCGCTCTCTTTGGAAAGCAAGCTATGATATTTTGGATGCTCATGATCAGCCGAAATTTAAAATTCAGGAAGACAGTGCCTGGGTGAGATTCTGGGATGGTTTTGTAGGAGAAATTCCTATCATAGGAATGTTTACGGGATATTTTCTGAATCCTTCTTACACTGTAACGGGAGTAGATGGGAAAGCTTACTTCAAGCTGAAAAAGATGCCTTCATTCTTCGGAAGAAGATTCCAACTTGACAGACTTATTGACATTGATGACGAGGAAGAAAGCTTAGTTATTCTGTCCCTACTCATGATGATTCTGCTAGAAAGAGCCAGAGGATAA
- a CDS encoding aminoacyl-histidine dipeptidase, whose protein sequence is MELSNIEPQIIWKNFSKLNAVPRPSKKEEKVIAFIKEFGENLGLETTVDEVGNVIIKKPATSGMENRKSVVLQSHLDMVCQKNSDVNFDFETEGIKMEIDGDWVKAKGTTLGADNGLGVATIMSILESSDIPHPDLEALFTIDEETGMTGALGLKPGKLTGQILLNLDTEEDDEIDIGCAGGIDVTITQNYETEAPNGQMVRLEVKGLQGGHSGMDIHKGFGNANIILGRLLYKGLEKENIQLISIDGGGLRNAIPREAVAIVSVRNAQEFILEVTDLKKEILEEFATIEAGIQINIENTTSSEKSLSEADSKKIILALKSLHNGVYRMSPDVKDLVESSNNVARVELKGGALKILNLSRSSVESSKYSVAEQLKSVAELAGMNVEFSGSYPGWKPKPGSEIVQLMEKIYVEKFSEKPHVVACHAGLECGIIGANYPEMEMVSFGPTIRGAHSPDERANIPSAQKFWAFTKDILANIPLK, encoded by the coding sequence ATGGAATTATCTAATATAGAACCGCAGATAATCTGGAAAAACTTCTCCAAATTAAATGCTGTTCCAAGACCTTCAAAAAAAGAGGAAAAAGTAATCGCTTTCATCAAAGAATTTGGTGAAAATCTAGGACTAGAAACTACTGTAGATGAAGTAGGAAACGTAATCATTAAAAAACCTGCCACTTCAGGGATGGAAAACCGTAAATCTGTTGTTTTACAGTCACATTTAGATATGGTTTGCCAGAAGAACAGTGATGTTAACTTCGATTTTGAGACTGAAGGAATTAAAATGGAGATTGACGGCGATTGGGTAAAGGCAAAAGGAACAACTTTAGGAGCAGATAACGGATTGGGAGTTGCTACTATTATGTCGATTCTGGAAAGTTCAGACATTCCTCACCCTGATCTGGAAGCCCTTTTCACTATAGATGAAGAAACCGGAATGACAGGAGCTTTAGGCTTGAAACCGGGCAAATTAACCGGGCAAATCTTATTGAATCTTGATACTGAAGAAGATGATGAGATCGATATCGGTTGCGCAGGAGGAATTGATGTGACGATCACCCAAAACTACGAAACTGAAGCTCCAAACGGACAAATGGTAAGACTTGAAGTAAAAGGATTACAAGGTGGTCATTCAGGAATGGACATTCACAAAGGTTTTGGAAATGCAAATATTATCTTAGGAAGACTTCTTTACAAAGGCTTAGAAAAAGAAAACATCCAATTAATTTCTATTGATGGAGGCGGATTGAGAAATGCAATCCCAAGAGAAGCTGTAGCCATCGTTTCTGTAAGAAATGCTCAGGAATTCATTTTGGAAGTTACAGATCTTAAAAAAGAGATTTTAGAAGAATTTGCGACTATAGAAGCCGGAATTCAAATTAATATTGAAAATACCACATCTTCTGAAAAATCACTTTCCGAAGCAGATTCAAAGAAAATTATCCTGGCATTAAAATCTCTGCACAACGGTGTTTACAGAATGAGCCCCGATGTAAAAGATTTGGTAGAGTCTTCAAACAATGTGGCAAGAGTAGAATTAAAAGGCGGAGCTTTAAAAATTTTAAATCTTTCCCGTTCTTCTGTAGAATCTTCTAAATACTCCGTAGCTGAGCAATTAAAATCTGTTGCAGAATTAGCAGGAATGAATGTAGAATTCAGTGGTTCTTATCCTGGATGGAAACCAAAACCAGGTTCTGAAATCGTTCAGCTGATGGAAAAAATCTATGTTGAAAAATTCAGTGAAAAACCACACGTTGTGGCTTGTCACGCGGGTTTGGAATGTGGAATTATCGGAGCTAACTATCCGGAAATGGAAATGGTAAGTTTCGGACCAACGATCCGAGGAGCACACTCTCCGGATGAAAGAGCTAATATTCCTTCTGCTCAGAAATTCTGGGCATTTACAAAAGATATTTTAGCGAATATTCCTTTAAAATAA
- a CDS encoding LOG family protein has protein sequence MKSITVFCGSSFGTDDVFKEQATLLGQTLAKQNIQLVYGGSNTGLMGAVADGALQEGGKVVGVLPLFLQSKEIAHKQLTELILVETMHERKTKLNDLCDGVIVLPGGYGTLEEFFEMITWAQLGLHRKPIAVLNIDGFYNDLIKLVGTMVDKGFLKPINRDMLLISDTIDELLEMMKNYKAPTVGKWISKDEV, from the coding sequence ATGAAAAGTATCACAGTATTTTGCGGTTCAAGTTTCGGTACAGATGATGTTTTTAAAGAACAGGCAACTTTACTTGGACAGACTTTGGCGAAACAAAATATTCAGCTCGTTTATGGCGGTTCAAATACCGGTTTGATGGGAGCTGTTGCAGACGGAGCTTTACAGGAAGGTGGAAAAGTTGTTGGGGTTCTCCCCCTCTTTTTACAATCAAAGGAAATTGCTCACAAACAATTAACCGAGTTGATTCTGGTAGAAACCATGCACGAAAGAAAAACCAAACTGAATGACCTTTGTGATGGTGTGATCGTTCTTCCCGGAGGCTACGGAACCCTGGAAGAGTTTTTCGAAATGATAACCTGGGCACAGCTCGGACTTCATCGCAAGCCAATTGCTGTTTTAAATATTGACGGGTTTTATAATGATTTGATCAAGCTTGTTGGAACCATGGTTGACAAAGGATTTTTAAAGCCAATCAACAGAGACATGTTACTGATCAGCGATACTATTGATGAATTGCTGGAAATGATGAAAAATTATAAGGCTCCGACTGTCGGAAAATGGATTTCAAAAGATGAAGTTTAA